TTGATGGCGGATTGTTCCACCTTAGAAGAAATGCTGATTGCTGATAAACTGGGTTTCGATTTTATAGGCACCACTTTAGTGGGTTATACAAAACAAAGTAAACATTTAAAAATTGAAGCCCATGATTTTGAAATAATCAAAAAAGCAGTTTCTATTCTTAGACACCCTATTATTGCTGAAGGGAATATTAGTACTCCTGAAAAAGCAAAACGCGTTATGGAATTAGGAGTCTATTGTATTGTTGTTGGTTCAGCTATCACACGACCACAGTTAATCACAAAAACATTTGCAGATGCTATTTTAGAAAATAGGAGTGAATAAAATGAGAGATTTAAGAAAATATCAAGGCGTGATTCCAGCTTTCTATGCTTGTTATGATAAGAATGGCGAAATTAGTCAAGAAGGTGTTAAAAAACTGGTACAGTATTTTATCGATAAAGGTGTTCAAGGCATTTATGTTAATGGTTCTTCTGGAGAATGTATCTACCAAAGTGTTGAAGATCGTAAGTTGATTATAGAAGCTGTTATGGAGGTTGCAAAAGGGAAATTAACAGTTATCAATCACGTTGCTTGCAATAATACAAAAGACAGTATGGTTTTAGCCAGACATTCAGAAGCATTGGGAGTGGATGCTATTGCAGCAATTCCTCCAATATATTTCAAATTACCTGATTATGCCATTGAGAAATATTGGAATGATATCAGCAGTGCCGCTCCAAACACTGATTTTATTATCTATAACATTCCACAGTTAGCAGGTGTTGCATTAACACCAAAACTTTATGAAAAAATGCGCCAAAATCCACGAGTTATTGGTGTTAAAAATTCCTCTATGCCTGTTCAAGATATTCAACAATTTGTTGCGGACGGTGGAGATGACTATATTGTCTTTAATGGACCATATGAACAGTTCCTTGGTGGACGTATGATGGGTGCAAAAGCAGGTATTGGAGGTACTTATGCGGTAATGCCTGATTTATTTTTAACTTTAAATCAAATGATTGCTGATAAGAAATTAGACAAGGCTAGAGAGTTACAGTATGCGATTGATTCAATTATTTATAAAATGGTTTCAGGTCGTGCCAATATGTATGCAATTGCAAAAGAAATCCTAAAAATGAATGAGTCATTAGACTTAGGATCGGTTCGTTTACCATTAGAACCATTACATGATTCTAATGATCACAAAATTGCTAAAGAAGCCGTTCAGATGATTAATAAAGCTAGAAAAGACTTTTTATCATAAAAACAGGGAAAAATCTTAACATAAGGGAATTTTAGGAGAAATTTATGTCGGATTCAGGATTTACACTCATTGATTTAGCGATTATTATTGTCTACTTAATTGCTGTTTTAGCAGTTGGGTTAATTTTGTCAAAGAAAGAAATGCAAGGAAAAGAATTCTTTAAAGGGGATGGTTCTATACCTTGGTATGTTACAGCTTTTTCTATCTTTGCAACTTTATTAAGTCCCATATCATTCATGGCATTAGCAGGAAATTCTTATGCAGGGACATGGTTAATGTTTTTTGCTCAATTGGGGATGGTGATTGCCATTCCTTTGGCAATTCGTTTTTTCTTACCAATATATGCCTATCTGGATATTGATTCTGCTTATCATTATCTAGAGTTACGATTTAACTCTAGAAAGTTACGTGCCTTATCAGCGATATTCTTTATCATTTACCAAGTCGGTCGGATGTCTATTATTATGTACCTACCTTCAGTTGCACTGAGTATTTTAACTGGCATTGATGTTAATACGTTAATTATTGTTATGGGAATTATTGCCATTATTTACTCTTACACAGGTGGTATCAAATCAGTGTTATGGACTGACTTTATTCAAGGTCTCGTTTTATTTATTGGTGTGATTATTGCTTTACTCTTTTTAATTCATGATTTAGATGGTGGTTTAACTGCTATCTCAGATCAGCTTATTCACCATGGAAAGTTTTTAGCTGCAGACCAACCATTATTTAACCCAAATTTATTACAAAGTTCAGTTTTTCTATTAATTGTTGGGGCTGGTGTTAATACTTTATCCAGTTACATGTCATCTCAAGATATTGTTCAACGCTTTACCACAACTCAAGATATTAAAAAATTGAATAAAATGATGTTTACAAATGGTTTTTTGTCAATTTTTATCTCAATCTTTTTCTATCTTATTGGAACAGGACTTTATGTACTCTACACTATCCAAAGTCCAAGTTCTACAGTACAGTCACTTCCACAAGATCAGGTCTTTATGTATTATATCTCCGCTGGTTTACCAGTAGGTATAACAGGTATCATGATTGCGGCTATTTATGCAGCAGCTCAATCAACTTTATCAACAGGATTAAATTCTGTAGCTACATCATGGACTTTAGATATTCAAGATGCTATTAGTAAAGACTTGACAGATAAACAAAGAACCAAAATGGCACAATACATCTCCTTGGGTGTTGGCATTTTCTCAATTGTAGTATCAATTATTATGGCACATTCAAATATAAAATCTGCTTATGAATGGTTTAATGGATTTATGGGATTGGTACTTGGTGTTTTAGGAGGAATATTTATTTTAGCAGCTTTCTTTAAACGATCAAATAAATATGGAGCATGGGCTGCATTAGTGACATCAAGTATTGTCATGATTGCTATTAAATATGGTGTCTCAGCAGAGGCTGTTAATTTCTGGTCATATGGCATTATTTCAGTTATTGTTTCTGTTATCTCAGGTTTATTAGTGTCTTATTTAACTCCAAAAACAGAAACACCATTTGGAACAACTATTTATGATATTAAAGCTATAAAATCCGATCAATCATGGAAAGTGAGAAATTAATATGGAATTTTATCAAAGTAGTCAATTTGTGAAAAATCATCCTTTACTTCAAAAGATTACAGAAGTTCTTGAAACTTTAGACTTTGACAAACTTGAAAAAGGGATGCATCAATTTAATGACCAACTTTATTATAATGTCATTCAATACCAGTCAACTAAAGAAGAAAACAGAGTTTGGGAAAGTCACCGTAAAGAATATGATGTGCACTACATTATATCTGGTGAAGAAAGAATTTATCATAACTTTCTAGATCAAATGACACTGGCAGATTATGATGACAAGAATGACTGGCAACAAATGTCTGGTCAAAAGGGTAGTGAGATTGTATTGAGGCAAGGTAATCTCCTCTTGCTAGATGCAAATGATGCTCATATGACAGGATTAATGGTAAATGAAGAAATGACAGTCAAAAAAATTGTCTTTAAATTGACAATGTCATTAAAGAAAGGATAAAAAGGGATCCTAGGGATCCCTTTTTCGGTAGGTGACGCTCATGATTATTGGTATTGATATAGGAGGTACAAGCATCAAAGCAGAACTCTTTGATGCTAATGGTCAATCGCAAAGTAAACTAAAAGAAATCAAAACCCCAATTGATTATCATAAACAAACAAATGATATTCTTAATGCGGTGAAGCAATTGGTCCAATCATTTCTCAAAGAGGAAACTCAAATTGAAGGAATTGCTATTTCAAGTGCTGGTGTTATTGATTCTGAAAAAGGTAAAGTCGTTTATTCTGGCCCGACAATACCTAACTATAAGGGAACAAATTTAAAAGACGAAATTGAAAAAACGTTTAAAATAAAATGCGAAGTAGAAAATGATGTCAACTGTGCTGCTCTAGGAGAAATGTGGAAAGGTGCTGGGAGGACGAGTCATAGTTTCATTTGCATAACAGTTGGTACTGGAATTGGTGGAGCTATTATTTTAAATCAAACATTATGGAGAGGATTTCAACATTGTGCAGGTGAAGTCGGCTATATTCCAGTAAGTGATAAAACTTGGCAAGATCTAGCATCGACAAGTAGTTTAGTCAGTGATTATGAACAATTGACTAAGAAAAACAATTCTAATGGGAAACTCATTTTTGCTGCCTATGAGGCTGGAGAAGAGAGTGCGCAAAAAGTGATCAAGCAATTAGTGGATAATCTAACAAAAGGATTATTACCGCTTTTATACATTATAAATCCAGAAGCTATTATTTTTGGCGGTGGTATTTTTGAAAGAAAAGAAATTTTACTACCATTAATCGAAGAAGCATTAGCCTCTCAATTACAAGACAATTTCTTTAAACCTGACCATATTTTTGGGGCAGAATTAGGAAATAAGGCAGGAAGACTAGGCGCTGTTTATCATTTCATTAGTAAAAATGCATTTAACTGAATATTCTAATTTTATAAACTTTTTTAAATATTCTTTTGAAAACGCTTTTAGAAGATGTTATAATAAAACAAGACCTATTATTTTAGTTGATCATTAAAAATGTACTTTAAATGAAAATAAAATTAAATTTAAATTAGAATAATAGACTAATTTAGAATTGAGAGGGGGTGCCAAGGTGACAAATTCAATTTTTGAAACAATGAAAGAAATTGAGAAGCAAGCTGAGGTAATTGTCGAAGATTATGAAAAAAAATCTAAACAACTACAAGAACAGGCTAATCAAGAACTTGTGGGACTAAAAATGGAATGTGACCAAAAAAGACAAGAAATCTTGAAGGAAAAAGAGGACACTCTTTCAAGTGACCTAGCTAATTTGAAAGATAATCTCAGTCAAAAAATGCAACAGAATGAAACTAAAGTTAGGTCGGTTTTGACTGATCGAAAAGCTATTCTAGTTGAACAAATTGTGGAGAAGGTGGTAGAGACATATGGCCATTAGTCAGATGAAAAAACTTTCTATCATTTTTGGCAAAGAACATCTTGATGCTATCTTAAGTTTACTTCAATGCTCAAATATGATTGAAATTAGAGATGTCTCCAAAATGATAAATTGGCAGGAGGGTTTTGAGACCAATCAAGTTTTCTTACCAATAGGACAACATGATAGTCAAACTGATAATCAAGCTTTTAATAATAAAAATAACCTAACATTTTTAGAGCAAAAGCAAAATGAATTAGAAAATACAATGACGAAGTTGAATAGCTTTTTGCCGAAAAAAGGAATGTTAGCGAACCTTAAAACAAAAGACAAAGTGCTGACTTTTGAAGAATTACAAGAATTAGGAAATGAAAATTTTGATGAAGACACTAGTGAAGAAATCCTTCAAAAGATAAATCAATACCATTTTTTAGAAAAGAAAATAGAAGAAACACAAAAAAACGATAATGATTTAGAAAAATGGAGAAATCTCTCGGTTTCGCCAAATCAACTAAAGCAGTTTACTTACCTCGGAACAGCAGTAGGGACCATTCCAAATACTGAAAATGATGAGATTTTAAAAGCATTAGAAAAAAATGACTTTGTAGTTGTTGAAGAAGTATTTCATACAGAATTTGAACATGGCTTACTTCTTTTTTGGGATAAAAATCATAAGCCTCCTTTAGACGATTATCAATTTAACGTTTTTGATTATGAATATGATCAATTACCAAAACAATTACTAGAAAATGATTTTGAGAAAATCACGAAATGGCAATCTGAAAAAAACACTCTTTATATAGAACTACAGCAATCACAAAAAGCTTTAGAGTCTCTCCAGTTACAAACCGAATATATTTTGTCCATTTCTGGAAGGCAAGAAGTCAAACAAAGACTAGCGAGTACTAAATACTTAGTTGCGTTAGAAGGTTGGATTGAAGCAGAAAGATTAGAAGAGTTAAGAGCTAAACTGGATGAACAATATGCAAACCAAGTTTTAATACAAGAAAGTTTTATCACTGAAGAAGATATTGAGGAAGTGCCAATCAAGCTAAAAAATCATGGACTGATTGAACCCTTTGAGATCATTACTGAAATGTACTCTCTACCAAAATATAATGAAAAAGACCCAACTCCGATATTGGCACCTTTTTATTTTACTTTTTTTGGAATGATGGTTGCAGATTTAGGATATGGTTTACTTTTATTCTTGGTCACTTTTCTAGCACAGAAACGCTTTTATTTTTCAAAGGGAATGGCAAGATTTGTTAAATTCTTCAATATTTTATCTGTGTCTGTTGCATTATGGGGCTTGGTATATGGTTCATTTTTTGGTTATACTTTACCATTTGTTTTGATATCAACAACGACAGATGTGATGACCATTTTAATATTATCTGTTGCATTTGGATTTATTACCTTGTTAACAGGCCTTTATTTAGGTGGACGTCAAAAAGTTAGAATAGGTGATTTTACCAGTGCTTATAATGAAGGTTTTGCTTGGTGCTTAATCTTACTTGGGATTCTACTATTGGTTCTAGGAATGTTTATTCCAGGCTTGTCGATTTTCTCAGTTATTGGCAAATGGCTAGCTATAGCAAATGCAGTTGGAATATTATTGGTTTCAATAATGAATAAGAAAAGTTTACTAGGCTTGGGTACTGGACTTTACAATCTCTACAATGCTTCAGGTTATGTCGGTGATTTAGTCAGTTTTACAAGACTAATGGCTTTGGGGCTTTCGGGCGCTAGTATAGGGTCAGCTTTTAA
This Streptococcus urinalis 2285-97 DNA region includes the following protein-coding sequences:
- a CDS encoding dihydrodipicolinate synthase family protein is translated as MRDLRKYQGVIPAFYACYDKNGEISQEGVKKLVQYFIDKGVQGIYVNGSSGECIYQSVEDRKLIIEAVMEVAKGKLTVINHVACNNTKDSMVLARHSEALGVDAIAAIPPIYFKLPDYAIEKYWNDISSAAPNTDFIIYNIPQLAGVALTPKLYEKMRQNPRVIGVKNSSMPVQDIQQFVADGGDDYIVFNGPYEQFLGGRMMGAKAGIGGTYAVMPDLFLTLNQMIADKKLDKARELQYAIDSIIYKMVSGRANMYAIAKEILKMNESLDLGSVRLPLEPLHDSNDHKIAKEAVQMINKARKDFLS
- a CDS encoding sodium:solute symporter; its protein translation is MSDSGFTLIDLAIIIVYLIAVLAVGLILSKKEMQGKEFFKGDGSIPWYVTAFSIFATLLSPISFMALAGNSYAGTWLMFFAQLGMVIAIPLAIRFFLPIYAYLDIDSAYHYLELRFNSRKLRALSAIFFIIYQVGRMSIIMYLPSVALSILTGIDVNTLIIVMGIIAIIYSYTGGIKSVLWTDFIQGLVLFIGVIIALLFLIHDLDGGLTAISDQLIHHGKFLAADQPLFNPNLLQSSVFLLIVGAGVNTLSSYMSSQDIVQRFTTTQDIKKLNKMMFTNGFLSIFISIFFYLIGTGLYVLYTIQSPSSTVQSLPQDQVFMYYISAGLPVGITGIMIAAIYAAAQSTLSTGLNSVATSWTLDIQDAISKDLTDKQRTKMAQYISLGVGIFSIVVSIIMAHSNIKSAYEWFNGFMGLVLGVLGGIFILAAFFKRSNKYGAWAALVTSSIVMIAIKYGVSAEAVNFWSYGIISVIVSVISGLLVSYLTPKTETPFGTTIYDIKAIKSDQSWKVRN
- a CDS encoding YhcH/YjgK/YiaL family protein; this translates as MEFYQSSQFVKNHPLLQKITEVLETLDFDKLEKGMHQFNDQLYYNVIQYQSTKEENRVWESHRKEYDVHYIISGEERIYHNFLDQMTLADYDDKNDWQQMSGQKGSEIVLRQGNLLLLDANDAHMTGLMVNEEMTVKKIVFKLTMSLKKG
- a CDS encoding ROK family protein produces the protein MIIGIDIGGTSIKAELFDANGQSQSKLKEIKTPIDYHKQTNDILNAVKQLVQSFLKEETQIEGIAISSAGVIDSEKGKVVYSGPTIPNYKGTNLKDEIEKTFKIKCEVENDVNCAALGEMWKGAGRTSHSFICITVGTGIGGAIILNQTLWRGFQHCAGEVGYIPVSDKTWQDLASTSSLVSDYEQLTKKNNSNGKLIFAAYEAGEESAQKVIKQLVDNLTKGLLPLLYIINPEAIIFGGGIFERKEILLPLIEEALASQLQDNFFKPDHIFGAELGNKAGRLGAVYHFISKNAFN
- a CDS encoding V-type ATP synthase subunit I, which codes for MAISQMKKLSIIFGKEHLDAILSLLQCSNMIEIRDVSKMINWQEGFETNQVFLPIGQHDSQTDNQAFNNKNNLTFLEQKQNELENTMTKLNSFLPKKGMLANLKTKDKVLTFEELQELGNENFDEDTSEEILQKINQYHFLEKKIEETQKNDNDLEKWRNLSVSPNQLKQFTYLGTAVGTIPNTENDEILKALEKNDFVVVEEVFHTEFEHGLLLFWDKNHKPPLDDYQFNVFDYEYDQLPKQLLENDFEKITKWQSEKNTLYIELQQSQKALESLQLQTEYILSISGRQEVKQRLASTKYLVALEGWIEAERLEELRAKLDEQYANQVLIQESFITEEDIEEVPIKLKNHGLIEPFEIITEMYSLPKYNEKDPTPILAPFYFTFFGMMVADLGYGLLLFLVTFLAQKRFYFSKGMARFVKFFNILSVSVALWGLVYGSFFGYTLPFVLISTTTDVMTILILSVAFGFITLLTGLYLGGRQKVRIGDFTSAYNEGFAWCLILLGILLLVLGMFIPGLSIFSVIGKWLAIANAVGILLVSIMNKKSLLGLGTGLYNLYNASGYVGDLVSFTRLMALGLSGASIGSAFNLIVGLFPPVGRFTVGLILFIFLHAINIFLSLLSGYVHGARLIFVEFFGKFYEGGGKPFQPFKTSEKYIKIHSNTQVEEK